The Akkermansiaceae bacterium genomic interval CCATCTGCATGGGGGACATGGTCAGCGCCTGGCCGATGTTGTCGAAACCGCCCGCGGGCGGATCCTCCGGGAACTGGTCCGCCGGCCGGAAATCCACGCCCAGCAGATCGCGGATGGTGTTGTTGTATTCCGCGCGGTTCATCCGGCGCATCACCACGCGGGACGAACGTTTCGCGATCTCCGCCTCGCCCAGCCGCGCCTCCAGCCAGCCCGCGAAAGCGGCGGACTCCGCGGAGGGCGGCTGCGGCTCATCCTCCGGCGGCATCTCATGGTTGCTCACGGAGGTCACCACTTCCTTCCACTTCGAGGCGGTGTGCGGATCGCTGAAATCCACGGGCAGCGTGTCCAGCCGCAGCTTTCCCTTCTGTTTCTCCGGGCCATGGCACTCCACGCAATGCTTCCCGATGAACGGCTTCGCGATCTGGTCGAACGCGGGCTCCGCGGCCCGGGCGGCGGCGAGGGTCAGGAAGAACAGGATGGCGCGGAAGGTCATGGATGGGTTCGGCAAGCGGGATCGCCACGGTGGAAAGCAGTGGTCATAGGTATGAATAGCCGATCCGGGCCGCGCGTTAGGGGGATTTTTTTGGGTAAGGAGGAGGGACATTGCGGCAGAGCCGCCATGTCCGCTATGCTCCCATTCCTGTCCCTCGGCGGCATTGGCGATGCAGGTGAAGGGCGGATCTGTTCTGGAATGCCTTTGCTATGGGTTCCGGTTGCAGCCGGTGGACAGGAGTGTCCACCCTCCTTACTCGGGCAGCCGGAATCATGGGCGAGGGGCCGCATCATGGCACCGCCGTTATATCCGCTTACTCCCGGGGTGGGTCATCCTGTGCCTTGCCGGCTTGCTCCCGCTCCCATTGCTTCTTCGCATGCCTCATCGCCTGCTGTTCCCGCTTTTGCTGGAGTTTTCTCCCTTCGTAAACATCGGACAGGCCGTCAGCGAGGAAGATGAACCACAGGGCGATGCCCGCATACTTCGTCCATCCTCCGCTGAAGCCGATGGGAAGGATGCAGCTCGTGGAGGTGATGAGGATGTAAATGATGCTTCCCCCGGGCATCGATGCGAGCATACCGCAGAGGACCAGCAGCACCAGCGGTGGCAGGAGGAAGATGGGCTTCGGTTTCACGGTGAATCAGCATGGACATCCCGCGGAATATTTCACGCGCATTCTGGAGCGGTGTTTTTCCCGCCGGATTGCCCAAAGATTCCGCCGCCTGCCCCGTTCCGGATACATGCGCCGGGCATGATCCACCGGTGCCACCGCTGTTCCCCGCGCCGTCGCCGAAGCTTTCATCACCGGCGGTTCGGAAGGACGGTGGTCCACCGGTGGATCGTGCCCCGCATCACCTTTCCCCATAGGGTGTTGAAATTTCAGCAGAAAGATCTTGCGTGCTCATCCATGTTGAAATATCAGCATGGGATATGTGGGATGAGGAATCTGACGAATCATTGAGCCGCCGCGAGCGGCAGGTCATCGGCATCGTGATGAAGCGCGGGCGTGTCTCCGCCCGGGAAATCGGGGAGGATCTGCCGGACCCGCCGACGTATTCGGCGGTGCGGTCGATCCTGCGCCTGCTGGTGGAGAAGGGGATGCTGGTGAAGGAACAGGAGGCGGGGAGGGATTGGTTCAGCCTGCCGGTGAACGCGGGCAAGGCGAAGGTGGGGGCGCTGCGCGGCATGGTGAGGAAGTTTTTCAACAACTCCGCGCCGGAGGCGGCGATGGCGCTGCTGGGACAGAAGAACCTGAAGCTCACGGCGGAGGAGGCGGACCGGCTCATGAAACTCATCGGGGAGGCGCGGAAAAAATGAACGCGTCCGGGGCGGCATCCAGCGCGGGATTTCCCGCGGCGGCCCTCGATGCGGGGGCATTCCTCACACGGCACCCGGAACTGGCGGTGTGGTGCATGGGCGCGGTGAAGTCATCCGTGATCGTGCTGATGGTCCTGATCCTCGCCGCCCTTTTCCGCGGAGGCTCCGCCGTCGCGCGCTGCTGGATCCTGCGGCTCGCGCTCCCCGCGTTGCTGCTGACGGCGCTGTGGCCGTTCGGCTCCGGCAGACTGCCGGTGCTGTCCGTCCATGTGGCGGTTCCTGCCGTAACCGCTGGGGAAGTGGTGCGGGCGGACATCCCCGTGATCCCGCCGGAAGCGGGGATGGAGGATCACATCCCCGAGGGGATGGACTCTCCCGCAGAGTTCGTGATGCCGCAGGAGGTGCCGGTGATCCCGGAAATGGAGGAGGCGGGCGCTTTCCCCGACACCGCTTCACCACCAGCCGCAGGGCTCCCGGCCATCACGGCACCGTCTCGGAACAGCGTGTCCGGCTGGCTGGAAGCCCACCTTCTTTCCCTGTGGTCCGGCGGTGCGGCGTTGGTCGCGCTCTGGCTGGTGTTCCGGAATCTCACCGGCCTGCTCTGGCTGCACCGCCGTGGAGAACCGGCGGACGGAATGATGGCCGGCATTGGCGACCGCCTGACGGACTCCCTGCGGATGCGGCGTGCCATTTACCGCCGGGTGCCGGGCCTTGCCAGCCCGTTGCTCACCGGTTGGTTCCGCGCGCGGCTCTGGCTGCCGGAAGGGATGTCCGCCATGCCGGAAAGCCAGATCCGGGCGATCCTCCGCCATGAGCTGGCCCACCACCGCCGCAGGGACCTGTGGTGGCAGATGCTGGCATCCGCCGCGTGTGCCATCTGGTGGTGGAATCCCGCCGTATGGAGCCTGGGGAAACGGCTGCGCCATGAGGCGGAACTGGCGGCGGATGAAGCCGTCGTCTCCGGTGGCGGGGCCGCCGCGGACTACGCGGAACTGCTCGTCCGCGTGGCCAGTGGCTGGACGGCGGGGGATGCCCGGGCCATGCGCCGCACCGGCGTGCCAATGATGGGCTCCTCCGCCATCGAGCGCCGCGTCCGCGCCATCCTCGCGGAGAATCCTTTCCGCAACCGCATGGGCCGGGCCGCCGGGGTGGCGGTGGCATTCATCGCCCTGATGGGGGCTGGCATCGCCTCCCTGACCGCCGTCGCCCGGCCTGCAGAGAGCCCGCTGGTGAAGGCGGAAGACGCTTGGGACGTGGAACCTGAAGGAACCCTGGATGTGACAAGGGAGTTGGTTGAGCGGTTGAGGTCGCCGCAGTGGGGGCCGCCGGACTACCTCGATCCGCCCGGAACGGATTTCGGAAGGGAATTCGAACGCCTCCTTTCCGAACGCCTCCATTCCAGGCCGATGGATCTCAGTGATCTGGACGAACGGCAACGCCTGATGACGGACTACTATCTCAATGGTAGATACGTGGGGTCCGAAGCCGCGGATCTGATCCGCCCCCGGGTCAAAGTCATCACGCGGGAAGGCCCGCAGCCAAAGGAGGCGAGGATCCGCTTCATCCATGCGCGGACCGGCCAGCCCGTGCCGGGACTGAAATTTCATCTCGGTTTCAATGGTGGGCGCCCGTCCCAAGTGGCAGCGGATGGTGATGGGCGCTACGTTTTCACCCCGTCGCCGGAAACACTCGAGAAGGAATCCACGCCGGAGCGCATCGGATGGGCAGGCACCGAACGGCTTGGCATCCTGGTCACGGACTCCGGATTTGTCCTGGATCAGGTGGACACCTTGCGTCACTCATGGGATCGGGAAATCGAGGTGCGGGTGGAGCCGGCCCGGTCCATTTCCGGCCGGGTGGCCGGGGAGGATGGACAGCCGGTGGCGGGCGCCACGGTCAGGACGCATGGACCCTTGTCCGACTATGTGTTGATGGCCCGGCTCCCGCGCCCGTCCGGCACGAAGACGGATGATGACGGACGCTGGAGACTGGAGGGATTTCCGGAGGATCTCGGCAAGCTGGGTCTGGAGATATCCCACCCGGCCTATCTGGCATTCCGGGGCGGGGCGGCTTCCGTCCCCGGTGGAGCGGAGGCTCTCAGGAACGGCACCGCCACCGTGGTCCTGAAAAACGGGCCGCGCATCCATGGCCGGGTGGTGGATGGGAATGGCAGGCCGGTCCATGGCGCCCGCATCAACCCGCGTGCCACAAGCTCTCCGCGGGGTGCGATCACTGACGGCGACGGC includes:
- a CDS encoding BlaI/MecI/CopY family transcriptional regulator; translation: MWDEESDESLSRRERQVIGIVMKRGRVSAREIGEDLPDPPTYSAVRSILRLLVEKGMLVKEQEAGRDWFSLPVNAGKAKVGALRGMVRKFFNNSAPEAAMALLGQKNLKLTAEEADRLMKLIGEARKK
- a CDS encoding carboxypeptidase regulatory-like domain-containing protein; the encoded protein is MNASGAASSAGFPAAALDAGAFLTRHPELAVWCMGAVKSSVIVLMVLILAALFRGGSAVARCWILRLALPALLLTALWPFGSGRLPVLSVHVAVPAVTAGEVVRADIPVIPPEAGMEDHIPEGMDSPAEFVMPQEVPVIPEMEEAGAFPDTASPPAAGLPAITAPSRNSVSGWLEAHLLSLWSGGAALVALWLVFRNLTGLLWLHRRGEPADGMMAGIGDRLTDSLRMRRAIYRRVPGLASPLLTGWFRARLWLPEGMSAMPESQIRAILRHELAHHRRRDLWWQMLASAACAIWWWNPAVWSLGKRLRHEAELAADEAVVSGGGAAADYAELLVRVASGWTAGDARAMRRTGVPMMGSSAIERRVRAILAENPFRNRMGRAAGVAVAFIALMGAGIASLTAVARPAESPLVKAEDAWDVEPEGTLDVTRELVERLRSPQWGPPDYLDPPGTDFGREFERLLSERLHSRPMDLSDLDERQRLMTDYYLNGRYVGSEAADLIRPRVKVITREGPQPKEARIRFIHARTGQPVPGLKFHLGFNGGRPSQVAADGDGRYVFTPSPETLEKESTPERIGWAGTERLGILVTDSGFVLDQVDTLRHSWDREIEVRVEPARSISGRVAGEDGQPVAGATVRTHGPLSDYVLMARLPRPSGTKTDDDGRWRLEGFPEDLGKLGLEISHPAYLAFRGGAASVPGGAEALRNGTATVVLKNGPRIHGRVVDGNGRPVHGARINPRATSSPRGAITDGDGRFVLTGLRGKYALLTIEADGFSPSQEGVMMGGEKEHVFTLSPPTLFRGRVVREDGRPDAGVEVRVELWRNQRTLGYRTRTDEDGRFTWDSAPPEPFTFNIGEGEWIMSGYPIARPDEEAVIVMKPALRIKATAVDDATGEPVRNFRVTPVTANPWVYRDTLASLGGKLEWESYRFDREGIRFRVEADGFESLFTDAHPTRQQKVEVVWRLKRK